In Geotoga petraea, the genomic stretch ACAAGAAATAGTTCAATCTCTAATAAAAAGTGGTTTTCCATTAAATAAATTTTCTTTGGAAGATAACTTAGGTAGAGATTTTGGAGGTATTGAATTATCTGGAGGAGAATGGCAAAAATTATCAATAGCAAGAGGTTTTTTCAAAAGATCAGAAATGATAGTTTTTGATGAACCTACAAGTGCAATAGACCCTTTTCAAGAATCAAAACTTTATGAAAAATTCTTTGAATTATTCAGCAAAAAAACTATGCTTTTGGTAACTCACAGATTAGGTGCGATTAAATTGGTAGATAAAATAATAGTACTAAATGATGGAAAAATAATAGAAACTGGAACACATGAAGAATTGATAAATAGAAATGGATATTATAACAAATTATGGAGTTCTCAAACAAAATGGTATGATTTAAACTATGATAGTTAATGATTTATAAAAAATCGTTGATAAGCTATGCATTTTATAAAAACATTGATTTAATGTATATAATATATTATTTAATAATATTAATTCTAATTAGCGTAAGTATATTCCGAGATGACAGAATAAACGTTATAAAATTAATAAATGTAGTAATAAACACACTGGTTATATATTCAATAGTAAGGTTAGTATAAAAACAGGACGAGCTAATGATAGCTTGTCCTTTTAATTATGTCAAGAAACAACTTTCTTTTATCTTTATCAAAACACCAAAAAGCAATAAAAGCAGTTCTGAAAAACAACCCATTATCCATACAGAAGTTTTTAATTATTCTCTTCCATTCAACAGAATTGTCTGAATAGAATATATCTGGTAAATATTCTCTAAGAGAAAATCTGAAATCGATATGGTATCTTGAGTAATTTCTTAAAAAAATATTGAATAAACTTTGTTGTTCAGAATTTAGATCCAAATAAAAGTTAAAGAAATTATTTATTTTTTCTTTATTTCTCATTTCATTAAGAGCGTTTATTATGAGATCTTTTCTTCCCCCTAAAAAGCCAACAGGTTTAAAAATATCAATAAAAAACTTCTTTCTTTTGTTGTTGGTGTTATAGTAATCAAAACAGGTGGAATCATCTTTTATGTAATCAAACAAATATTTTAAATTAATGAAGTTTGGAGTTTCTATATAAGCCATGTATGTTGAAAGAATAAATATTTTTCTTTTAATAAAAGGCAGTCTTGAATATTTCTTTTTTAGTGAATCAAATTTTATGTTTATATGATTTTTAAGTAATTCATAATTTATTGCGTCTGGTTGATTGGCGTCGAATGAGATTTTAAGAGATGTTATTAAACTTTGTATTTCTTCAGATTTTATTTCTGACTTTTTGTTTCTTATAATTTCATTATAAATATCATTATAATTAAAGCTATTTTTTGAGTCTAAATTATAATAGTGTTTTTTTAAATGATATCTAAGGTTTTTTGAATTTTTATAAACCATGTTATCTAATTTTTCATAAAACTTGTTAAAATGTTTTATTTTATTAATTGAATATAGATAAAGATAGTAATATTCAAGATAATTTACATCTTTTTCTTCTCTTTTGATGTGACAGATTGTATCAAAATCTTGATCCAAAAAGTTTAATCCCCCGATATAATAACCATCATAATATTCAAGTTTTTTGCATTGTTTTTTAGCAAGTTTGAAATTATGATTTCTAATATTCCAGGTTGAATCGTTCAACGCTACTGATATAGCAGTTGGATGAGGGTATGATAAAGCTATTTCAAAAGCTCTGTCATATATTTCAAATGCTTCTTCATGTTCTCCTGCTTTCGTTTTCTTTCTTGCTTGAGCAAAATATTTAAAAGGTTTGTTTGCTAAATCTTTTTTGTGGTTGTGACTCCAAGCTCTCAAAGTCTTGTAATTCCTATCATATATTGAGTTTTTAACACTAATAAGGATAGTTGAAATATTACCTCTAAGAAGTTCAGGTATATTTTTAAAATTATCCACTAGATAGTTATAGTATTTTTTAATATTATCTAAGTCTTTTATATTAATATAACTTTGTAGTAAGGAAGAAATAGATAAAAACCTCAAAGAATTATTATCTGTTGAATCTATTATTTTTTCTAAAAAAATAAAAGTATCTTCATGTTTTCTCAGCCAAGAAAGCTTTCTGCTTTTATAGAAATAAACAAAATCTTCTCTATCGTCATTTTCAATAAGAAAATTCAAAAAAGGTTTTGAATATCTCCCGTATGAAATTATCTCAAGTAAACTGTTTGTATTTAAAATCATTAATATACACCCACAATATATTTATATCTATATTTATTTTAGCATATTGAAATGGTTACCGAATAAAATTCAATTGATTTTATATGTTTATTATTTATTATAAACTATATTATAGAAAATATTTACAAAAAAGTTAATCAAAATAAATAATCAGAAACTCAATATTCAGAGTAGTTTACTCTCAACACGGATTCGAAACAAAACAGCTAATCTATATATCATAGCAATTACAGAGATTTCACAAAGTTCAAAAAAATTAATTGATCAACATTTCATTTTGTAACATTTGTGACCCTTTATAGATAAGGTTTTCAGAAGGTCATTTTCAATTTTGATGTCATATAGATTTCTGTATAATTATAGTAATAAAAATATCTGGCCAGATAAAATAAAAAAATAAAGGAGAGATATTTATGAAAAAAGTAATTTTGATAGTGGCAATAATGGTTATTAGTATTAGTATTTTCAGTATTGATAAATCCTATGAACCAACTCCAGCGCCAAACGCTGCAGCTGTTTTAAGAGTATGGGAAGAAAATACTATAGTAAGTCAAGAAACTAAACATAAAGATGTTTATTTTAGTGTAACTGGTAGAATAAGTGTGAATTTAGGATTTATAGTAATAGAATTAGAAGCTGAAGCCGGAACAACAAAAACTATTTATTATGAAGTTACTGAATGGCATAGAGAAACTTTTAGAGAGGTCTGGATCGCAGGAAATATAGATGATGATATTATTGATCCAACAAATCCAAGAACTGTTATAGAAAAAATTGGTGATGATTATTATACTACACGTAAAATAAAATAAAAATTAAGCCTTATATTTTGTAAGGCTTTTTAAAAAGGAGAACTTATGGATAAAAAAATTTTCTTGTTAATAATATTATTTTTGGTTTCAGTGAAGATTATCAATTTATTTTTCCCTTACAAAATTATTATGATTTTTTTTATATTTATATTATTTTATTTTTTATATAAGAACAAAAAATATCTAAAAATGATTTCATTTTCTTGGATAGAAAAAAGTAAAATAGTAAAAGCAACATTTGAAATAATTATTTATACATTCATAGCACTTTTTATTTCGTTTTTTCTTGAATATTTAGCAGGTTTGAACAATAATGTTTTTGACATATTATCAAAAGAAAGAGAGTTTATTAGAGTTATTACATCTTTTAATATTAAATCTATTGAGATTCCTTTTTTTGAAATGGATAATACTTTTATAAACACTATGGATTATATTTTATCTCTACTTATTTTACCAATAATGGCTATTTATGAAGAAGTTCTTTTTAGAGGGGTAATATATGGGCTTTTGAAAAAACATTTTAAGATAAATATTATCATTTCTGTATTAATTACTTCAATATTATTTACACTTTTTCATTTGAGATTTACTTATATGGGGATTATAGATT encodes the following:
- a CDS encoding CPBP family intramembrane glutamic endopeptidase; the protein is MIFFIFILFYFLYKNKKYLKMISFSWIEKSKIVKATFEIIIYTFIALFISFFLEYLAGLNNNVFDILSKEREFIRVITSFNIKSIEIPFFEMDNTFINTMDYILSLLILPIMAIYEEVLFRGVIYGLLKKHFKINIIISVLITSILFTLFHLRFTYMGIIDLIIVSAFFNYIYIRKQNLLYPIIVHLLYNIFGLFVVALSILN